A single region of the Erythrobacter sp. HL-111 genome encodes:
- a CDS encoding RimK family alpha-L-glutamate ligase — translation MTTIGFLACETTLPGAGARRRGDAYEHDLMVAALEPALAGERIAMRVIDWEAPLAEFDGIAAVLLGTAWNYQDKAAAFLARLEALAARGIAVHNPPAVVRWNLTKSYLGELEAAGAPIIPSQFMNDVTAADVRSAFAEFGCDRLVLKRQVGAGAEGQVLLHAADLPGPDWRFGRPAIVQPFLPAIETEGELSFVFVAGELSHALCKRAAKGDYRIQSLYGGIESRHEPSPQEAASARAVLAALPFDPPLYARIDMVRHDRALLLMEAELIEPYLYPEQGERVGEHLARTLARLHLPEEGSRP, via the coding sequence ATGACCACGATCGGTTTCCTCGCCTGCGAGACGACACTGCCCGGCGCGGGCGCACGCCGCCGCGGCGATGCCTACGAGCACGATCTCATGGTCGCCGCGCTCGAACCCGCGCTTGCCGGCGAAAGGATTGCGATGCGGGTGATCGATTGGGAAGCGCCGCTCGCCGAATTCGACGGGATCGCGGCCGTGCTGCTGGGCACCGCGTGGAATTACCAGGACAAGGCCGCCGCCTTCCTCGCCCGGCTCGAAGCGCTCGCAGCGCGCGGGATCGCGGTCCACAACCCGCCCGCCGTGGTCCGGTGGAACCTCACGAAATCCTACCTCGGCGAGCTCGAGGCGGCAGGCGCGCCGATCATTCCCTCGCAGTTCATGAACGATGTCACCGCCGCGGATGTCCGTTCGGCCTTCGCCGAATTCGGCTGCGACCGGCTGGTCCTGAAACGGCAGGTCGGCGCCGGGGCCGAAGGGCAGGTCCTGCTCCATGCCGCCGACCTGCCCGGCCCCGACTGGCGCTTTGGCCGGCCGGCCATCGTCCAGCCCTTCCTCCCGGCGATCGAAACGGAGGGCGAACTCAGCTTCGTCTTCGTCGCGGGCGAGCTTTCGCACGCGCTGTGCAAGCGCGCGGCGAAGGGGGATTATCGCATCCAGTCGCTCTATGGCGGGATCGAAAGCCGCCACGAACCCTCGCCGCAGGAGGCCGCAAGCGCGCGCGCCGTGCTCGCCGCGCTGCCCTTCGACCCGCCGCTCTACGCCCGGATCGACATGGTCCGGCACGACCGCGCCCTGCTTCTGATGGAAGCCGAGCTGATCGAACCCTATCTCTACCCCGAACAGGGCGAACGGGTGGGCGAACATCTCGCCCGGACGCTCGCCCGCCTGCACCTGCCGGAAGAAGGGAGCCGCCCATGA
- a CDS encoding folate-binding protein YgfZ — translation MTATRLANRAVIRVSPRDPSENGSAFLQGLVTNDVRAERLAQGPVYAALLTAQGKAMFDFLVWGDGADVLLDCEACAADDLAKRLGLYRLRRAIDIARDETLAVHWSAQPREGAAADPRLAALGWRWLAPANDGEEGADEAWLAHRLAHGVPEGQGELGDILWLETNAVELHGVSFDKGCYVGQENTARMNWRQKVNRRLVVVDLERSQEKRRKAAYPALGKAVDHLRVDDLDPATLPDWQAAGVSA, via the coding sequence ATGACTGCCACCCGCCTTGCCAACCGCGCCGTGATCCGGGTTTCGCCGCGCGACCCGTCCGAAAACGGCTCCGCCTTTCTCCAGGGCCTCGTCACCAACGACGTGCGCGCCGAACGGCTCGCCCAGGGTCCGGTCTATGCCGCGCTGCTGACCGCGCAGGGCAAGGCGATGTTCGATTTCCTGGTCTGGGGAGACGGAGCTGATGTCCTGCTCGATTGCGAGGCGTGTGCGGCGGACGATCTTGCGAAACGGCTCGGCCTCTATCGCCTGCGCCGGGCGATCGACATCGCGCGGGACGAAACGCTCGCCGTCCACTGGAGCGCGCAGCCCCGCGAAGGCGCCGCCGCCGACCCGCGCCTTGCCGCGCTCGGGTGGCGCTGGCTCGCGCCCGCCAATGACGGCGAGGAAGGCGCGGACGAGGCCTGGCTCGCCCACCGCCTCGCCCACGGCGTGCCCGAGGGGCAGGGCGAGCTCGGCGACATCCTGTGGCTGGAAACCAACGCGGTCGAACTGCACGGGGTGAGCTTCGACAAGGGCTGCTATGTCGGACAGGAGAACACGGCGCGGATGAACTGGCGGCAGAAGGTCAACCGCCGGCTGGTCGTGGTGGACCTCGAAAGGTCGCAGGAAAAGCGGCGCAAGGCGGCTTACCCTGCGCTCGGCAAGGCGGTCGATCACCTGCGCGTGGACGATCTCGACCCGGCGACCCTGCCCGACTGGCAGGCGGCGGGCGTGTCCGCCTAG
- the rarD gene encoding EamA family transporter RarD, whose translation MRALFPDSASGEPSGLPAALGAYTIWGFLPLYLLLVRHIPPFEFVGWRIIWTLPLCLVIVALRKQFPALRQALSNPRAMLALLASATLIGINWFVYIWAITANEVYAASLGYYLNPLLNVLLGTLVLGERLSRLQWVAVAVAASAVAILAAGAITTLWISVALALSFCLYGLVRKRVPVGSLPGLTVESVLLLLPAAGIAAWYAQTPAGPAFGTDWGQSLLIAFSGVVTAVPLLLFAIAAKRMDYSTLGFIQYLAPTIVFLLGLTVFGQELRPVQLFSFLLIWTAVGIFVADLLARGRRAKAARSVAAR comes from the coding sequence ATGCGCGCGCTCTTCCCCGATTCCGCCAGCGGCGAACCCTCCGGCCTTCCCGCTGCGCTCGGCGCCTACACGATCTGGGGATTCCTGCCGCTCTACCTGCTGCTGGTGCGGCACATCCCGCCGTTCGAATTCGTCGGCTGGCGGATCATCTGGACGCTGCCGCTCTGCCTTGTGATCGTCGCCCTGCGAAAGCAGTTCCCCGCGCTGCGGCAGGCGCTGTCGAACCCGCGCGCCATGCTCGCCCTGCTGGCGAGCGCGACGCTGATCGGGATCAACTGGTTCGTCTACATCTGGGCGATCACCGCGAACGAGGTCTATGCGGCAAGCCTCGGCTATTACCTCAACCCGCTGCTGAACGTGCTGCTCGGCACGCTGGTGCTGGGCGAACGGCTGTCGCGCCTGCAATGGGTTGCGGTCGCGGTCGCGGCAAGCGCCGTGGCGATCCTTGCCGCAGGGGCGATCACGACGCTCTGGATCAGCGTGGCGCTGGCGCTCAGCTTCTGCCTCTACGGGCTGGTGCGGAAACGGGTGCCGGTCGGCTCGCTACCCGGTCTCACGGTCGAAAGCGTGCTGCTGCTGCTCCCCGCCGCGGGAATCGCCGCGTGGTACGCGCAGACGCCCGCCGGACCGGCTTTCGGCACGGACTGGGGACAGAGCCTGCTGATCGCCTTTTCCGGCGTGGTCACCGCGGTGCCGCTGCTCCTCTTCGCGATCGCGGCGAAGCGGATGGATTATTCGACCCTGGGCTTCATCCAGTATCTGGCGCCCACCATCGTATTCCTGCTGGGCCTCACCGTGTTCGGGCAGGAATTGCGCCCGGTCCAGCTGTTCAGCTTCCTGCTGATCTGGACCGCGGTCGGCATCTTCGTCGCCGATCTCCTCGCGCGCGGCCGCCGGGCGAAGGCGGCGCGCAGCGTGGCGGCGAGATAG
- a CDS encoding GNAT family N-acetyltransferase, with protein MFHRSERLFLRPIWPEDWQGVLGGIRDESVVRNLATVPWPYDENHAREFAGRAFDPFHPTFLATRASDAAVVGCIGLGAVEGREAVELGYWIARPFWGQGFATEAGRAVVGIARVLGHRELESSHFLDNPASGRVLRKLGFEPTGRIVQRHSCARGQEVEAAEYRLRLVASEGERQRAA; from the coding sequence GTGTTTCATCGCAGCGAAAGACTGTTCCTGCGGCCGATCTGGCCAGAGGACTGGCAGGGCGTCCTGGGCGGCATCCGGGACGAAAGCGTGGTGCGAAACCTCGCCACCGTGCCCTGGCCCTATGACGAGAACCATGCGCGCGAATTCGCGGGGCGCGCGTTCGATCCGTTCCATCCGACGTTTCTCGCCACGCGCGCCTCGGATGCGGCGGTGGTGGGCTGCATCGGGCTGGGTGCGGTGGAAGGCAGGGAAGCGGTCGAACTCGGCTACTGGATCGCACGGCCGTTCTGGGGGCAGGGCTTCGCCACCGAGGCCGGACGCGCCGTGGTCGGCATCGCGCGCGTGCTGGGCCATCGCGAGCTCGAATCCTCGCATTTCCTCGACAATCCCGCTTCCGGGCGCGTCCTTCGCAAGCTCGGTTTCGAACCGACCGGACGGATCGTGCAGCGCCATTCCTGCGCGCGCGGGCAAGAGGTCGAAGCGGCCGAATATCGCCTTCGGCTGGTCGCGTCGGAAGGCGAAAGGCAGCGCGCGGCCTGA
- a CDS encoding metal-dependent hydrolase, with amino-acid sequence MNKHTAPANGAAARGSHNAPQDIGATPHDHELTVRNERFDRAALVPRHWHSGDPVATAWYNSISASLPRGEAFFIDTLREFRGSVPPRLASEIKAFCAQEINHTREHVAFNRLVSDHGYNVESIDQGIQVMLDLTKGRPVEFNLAITIALEHFAAIISRHLLAYPEFLEGADPIAAEIWRWHATEEVEHKGLTYDVWLHATKDWSDWKRWRVKTLLAILITRKYFRNRVRDALGLLEQDGIPRWKGRLKLAWFLWGRPGMMRRMFFEWAAILKPGFHPWQHDDRALIARWQSPYADAVMPAE; translated from the coding sequence ATGAACAAGCACACGGCACCGGCGAATGGAGCGGCCGCGCGCGGCTCGCACAACGCCCCGCAGGACATCGGCGCAACGCCCCACGACCATGAACTGACGGTCCGCAACGAACGCTTCGACCGCGCCGCGCTGGTCCCGCGGCACTGGCATTCGGGCGATCCGGTCGCGACCGCGTGGTACAATTCGATCTCGGCCAGCCTGCCGCGCGGAGAAGCCTTCTTCATCGACACCCTGCGCGAATTCCGCGGGTCGGTCCCGCCCAGGCTCGCCTCTGAGATCAAGGCCTTCTGCGCGCAGGAGATCAACCACACGCGCGAACACGTCGCCTTCAACCGGCTGGTGTCCGACCATGGCTACAACGTCGAATCGATCGACCAGGGCATCCAGGTCATGCTCGACCTGACCAAGGGACGCCCGGTCGAATTCAACCTCGCCATCACCATCGCGCTCGAACATTTCGCCGCGATCATCTCGCGCCACCTGCTCGCCTATCCCGAATTTCTCGAGGGTGCGGACCCGATCGCGGCGGAAATCTGGCGCTGGCACGCGACCGAGGAGGTCGAGCACAAGGGGCTGACCTACGACGTCTGGCTCCACGCGACGAAGGACTGGTCAGACTGGAAACGCTGGCGGGTGAAGACGCTGCTCGCCATCCTCATCACGCGCAAGTATTTCCGCAACCGCGTGCGCGACGCGCTCGGCCTGTTGGAGCAGGACGGGATCCCGCGCTGGAAGGGGCGACTGAAACTCGCCTGGTTCCTGTGGGGCCGTCCGGGCATGATGCGGCGCATGTTCTTCGAATGGGCCGCGATCCTGAAACCCGGCTTTCACCCCTGGCAGCACGACGACCGGGCGCTCATCGCCAGGTGGCAGAGCCCCTATGCCGACGCGGTGATGCCCGCCGAGTGA
- the rpmA gene encoding 50S ribosomal protein L27, translating into MAHKKAGGSSRNGRDSEGRRLGVKKFGGQDVIGGNIIVRQRGTRFYPGSNVGMGKDHTLFALEAGVVRFHKGKLGRKYVSVDMIAEAAE; encoded by the coding sequence ATGGCACACAAGAAAGCAGGCGGCTCGTCGCGCAACGGGCGCGATTCCGAAGGCCGGCGCCTTGGCGTCAAGAAGTTCGGCGGTCAGGACGTGATCGGCGGCAACATCATCGTGCGCCAGCGCGGCACCAGGTTCTATCCCGGCTCGAACGTCGGCATGGGCAAGGACCACACCCTCTTCGCGCTCGAAGCGGGCGTGGTGCGATTCCACAAGGGCAAGCTCGGCCGCAAATACGTCTCGGTCGACATGATTGCCGAGGCAGCCGAATAA
- a CDS encoding alpha/beta fold hydrolase produces the protein MAASYDDCSWTSPDGLTLHYRDYPGPEGGTRTPVLCLHGLTRNARDFADLAQHIAQTRRVIVPDMRGRGMSDYAPDPETYNPLTYVADVEKLLAERGLTRFVSIGTSMGGLMTMLLAQADADRIAAVVLNDIGPVIEPAGLERISGYVGQGRSYPTWIHAARSLCEVHGEAFPDYTLEDWLDMAKRIMVVSQNGRISYDYDMAIAEPFAKPGNAAPADLWSAFETLAGKPMLLVIGELSDLISPATVERMRELNPRLETVTVPRVGHAPTLDEPEARAAIDALLAGVE, from the coding sequence ATGGCAGCAAGCTACGACGATTGCAGCTGGACCAGCCCGGACGGTCTGACCCTGCATTACCGCGATTATCCCGGACCCGAAGGCGGCACGCGGACCCCGGTGCTGTGCCTGCACGGCCTGACCCGCAACGCGCGCGATTTCGCCGACCTTGCCCAGCACATCGCGCAGACCCGCCGTGTCATCGTGCCCGACATGCGCGGGCGCGGGATGAGCGACTACGCCCCCGATCCCGAGACCTACAACCCGCTGACCTATGTCGCCGACGTCGAGAAACTGCTGGCCGAACGCGGCCTGACCCGCTTCGTTTCGATCGGCACCTCGATGGGCGGGCTGATGACCATGCTGCTTGCCCAGGCCGACGCCGACCGGATCGCCGCGGTCGTGCTCAACGACATCGGGCCGGTCATCGAACCGGCCGGACTGGAACGGATTTCCGGCTATGTCGGCCAGGGGCGCAGCTATCCGACCTGGATCCACGCCGCCCGCTCGCTCTGCGAAGTGCACGGCGAGGCCTTCCCCGACTACACGCTCGAAGACTGGCTCGACATGGCCAAGCGGATCATGGTGGTGAGCCAGAACGGGCGCATCAGTTACGATTACGACATGGCGATCGCCGAACCCTTTGCCAAGCCCGGCAACGCCGCGCCGGCCGACCTGTGGAGCGCGTTCGAGACGCTTGCGGGCAAGCCGATGCTGCTGGTGATCGGCGAATTGTCGGACCTCATCTCGCCCGCGACGGTCGAACGGATGCGGGAACTGAACCCGCGGCTGGAAACCGTCACCGTGCCGCGCGTCGGCCATGCCCCGACCCTCGACGAGCCCGAGGCGCGCGCGGCGATCGACGCCCTGCTGGCCGGGGTCGAGTGA
- the pyrC gene encoding dihydroorotase, translated as MTDSLTIRRPDDWHLHFRDGAVMRAVVPYTARQFARAIVMPNLVPPITTAEMAAAYRERILAAVPEGVRFTPLMTCYLTDTTDADDLARGAAEGVFTAAKLYPANATTNSAAGVSDVERIYPVLERMEAEDIVLCIHGEVTDHDIDIFDREAEFIDRHLKAIIRNFPRLRVVFEHVTTADAVAFVTGCGPNVAATITPQHLHLNRNAMLAGGIRPHNYCLPVAKREKHRIALRAAATSGSPKFFLGTDSAPHFRHDKESACGCAGIFGAPHALESYLAVFEEEDALGRFEGFASLHGPAFYGLPVNEETITLERAEVAVPEELALAGAAIVPFHAGQTLGWRIAA; from the coding sequence ATGACCGACAGCCTCACGATCCGCCGGCCCGACGACTGGCACCTCCATTTCCGCGACGGCGCGGTGATGCGCGCCGTGGTGCCCTATACCGCGCGCCAGTTCGCCCGGGCGATCGTCATGCCGAACCTCGTGCCGCCGATCACCACCGCCGAAATGGCCGCGGCCTATCGCGAGCGGATTCTTGCAGCCGTGCCCGAAGGCGTGCGCTTCACCCCGCTGATGACCTGCTACCTCACCGACACGACCGATGCGGACGACCTCGCGCGCGGCGCGGCCGAAGGCGTGTTCACCGCGGCCAAGCTCTATCCTGCCAACGCCACCACCAATTCCGCCGCCGGGGTGAGCGATGTCGAACGCATCTATCCCGTGCTCGAACGGATGGAGGCCGAGGACATCGTGCTGTGCATCCACGGCGAAGTGACCGATCACGACATCGACATCTTCGACCGCGAGGCCGAGTTCATCGACCGGCACTTGAAGGCCATCATCCGCAATTTCCCGAGGCTGCGCGTCGTGTTCGAACACGTCACCACCGCCGATGCGGTCGCCTTCGTCACCGGCTGCGGCCCGAATGTCGCGGCGACCATCACGCCGCAGCACCTCCACCTCAACCGCAACGCCATGCTGGCGGGCGGCATCCGGCCGCACAATTACTGCCTGCCGGTCGCCAAGCGCGAGAAGCACCGGATCGCCCTGCGCGCGGCGGCGACTTCGGGCAGCCCCAAGTTCTTCCTCGGCACCGACAGCGCCCCGCATTTCCGCCACGACAAGGAATCGGCCTGCGGCTGCGCGGGCATCTTCGGCGCGCCCCACGCCCTCGAAAGCTATCTCGCGGTGTTCGAGGAAGAGGACGCGCTCGGCCGGTTCGAAGGCTTCGCCTCGCTCCACGGCCCGGCCTTCTACGGCCTGCCGGTGAATGAGGAGACGATCACGCTCGAACGCGCGGAAGTCGCGGTGCCGGAGGAACTGGCGCTGGCGGGCGCGGCGATCGTGCCGTTCCACGCCGGGCAGACGCTCGGCTGGCGGATCGCCGCCTAG
- the astD gene encoding succinylglutamate-semialdehyde dehydrogenase — protein MSEPATLISTAPATGEELWRGEHGDVDAAVSRARRAWPDWAARPLADRIDTMRRFANAVRDRAEEFADLIAREAGKPLWEARTEIDAVMGKVDISVQAYAERTGKKKFDSGIQGTAAVRHKPHGVMAVLGPYNFPAHLPNGHIVPALIAGNAVLFKPSEKTPAAGAMLVRCLHEAGVPENVVQLVIGGPEEGKALVAHPGIDGVLFTGSAQAGIAINRKLAANPGKILALEMGGNNPIVVIDTPKLADAAALVVQSAFTTAGQRCTAARRLVVKESVYDDLMAELVPLTKQLVVGDPLNDPQPFMGPVIDNDTAERLSESFVALMTAGGRVLAPMRRTIPDRPFLTPGILDVTDIPDRPDIELFGPLLQVVRVPDLDAGIAEANNTRFGLSAALIGGAPEDYGRFWANVRAGIINWNRPTNGASSKAPFGGIGLSGNHRAAAYYAADYCAYPVASTEMDQPRANIGIGLKP, from the coding sequence GTGAGCGAACCGGCGACGCTGATCTCGACCGCGCCCGCGACGGGCGAGGAATTGTGGCGGGGCGAACACGGCGATGTCGATGCCGCGGTGAGCCGCGCGCGGCGCGCCTGGCCCGACTGGGCCGCGCGCCCGCTGGCCGACCGGATCGACACCATGCGCCGCTTCGCCAACGCGGTGCGCGACCGCGCGGAAGAATTCGCCGACCTGATCGCGCGCGAGGCGGGCAAGCCCCTGTGGGAAGCCCGCACCGAAATCGACGCGGTGATGGGCAAGGTCGACATCTCGGTCCAGGCCTATGCCGAACGCACCGGCAAGAAGAAATTCGACAGCGGCATCCAGGGCACCGCCGCGGTGCGGCACAAGCCGCACGGGGTGATGGCCGTGCTCGGCCCCTACAATTTCCCCGCGCACCTGCCCAACGGCCACATCGTGCCCGCCCTGATCGCGGGCAATGCGGTGCTGTTCAAGCCGTCCGAGAAGACCCCGGCGGCCGGCGCGATGCTGGTGCGCTGCCTGCACGAGGCGGGCGTGCCGGAAAACGTCGTGCAGCTGGTCATCGGCGGACCGGAGGAAGGCAAGGCGCTGGTCGCCCATCCCGGGATCGACGGCGTGCTCTTCACCGGCTCCGCCCAGGCGGGGATCGCGATCAACCGCAAGCTCGCCGCCAATCCGGGCAAGATCCTCGCGCTGGAGATGGGCGGCAACAACCCGATCGTCGTGATCGACACGCCCAAGCTCGCCGATGCCGCCGCGCTGGTCGTGCAGAGCGCCTTCACCACCGCGGGCCAGCGCTGCACCGCCGCGCGCCGGCTGGTGGTGAAGGAAAGCGTCTACGACGATCTCATGGCCGAACTCGTCCCGCTCACGAAGCAGCTGGTGGTGGGCGATCCGCTGAACGATCCGCAGCCCTTCATGGGGCCGGTGATCGACAACGACACCGCCGAACGGCTGAGCGAGAGCTTCGTCGCACTGATGACCGCGGGCGGACGCGTGCTGGCCCCGATGCGGCGGACGATTCCCGACCGGCCCTTCCTCACCCCCGGCATCCTCGACGTGACCGATATTCCCGACCGGCCCGACATCGAGCTGTTCGGCCCGCTGCTCCAGGTCGTGCGCGTGCCCGATCTCGACGCGGGAATCGCCGAGGCGAACAACACCCGTTTCGGCCTCTCCGCCGCGCTGATCGGCGGCGCGCCCGAGGATTACGGGCGGTTCTGGGCGAACGTGCGCGCCGGGATCATCAACTGGAACCGGCCGACGAACGGTGCCTCGTCGAAAGCGCCCTTCGGCGGGATCGGCCTGTCGGGCAACCACCGCGCGGCCGCCTATTACGCCGCCGATTACTGCGCCTATCCGGTCGCGAGCACCGAGATGGACCAGCCGCGCGCCAATATCGGGATCGGGTTGAAGCCCTGA
- a CDS encoding protein adenylyltransferase SelO family protein has translation MDKDTQAAAQGGETAIGEIADFIAVPVEPADFPRTEIRFRNDRAAAEVGLAGLSDDEWAAHFGRFRALEGNLPQPLALKYHGHQFRVYNPEIGDGRGFLFAQLRSSDGRLLDLGTKGSGTTPFSRAGDGRLTLKGAVREILATEMLEALGVNTSRTFSVIETGEDLWRNDEPSPARSAVMVRLSHSHIRIGSFQRLLAHEQGEEMERLVDYCLTRFPGPPPPADMLESVPAPEQPAIRLMHQVVERMADLAASYMVAGFVHGVLNTDNMNVTGESFDYGPWRWLPRWDPSFTAAYFDHAGLYAFGRQPEAIHWNCGQFAVALRLLAESEPLIAALGRFPDLYMAAVARRWCWRLGVRPRGAEPDGALVAACEKAMRESGEGPDDFFFRLRRAIAAGEPPADLAPALDGYEAAASDHPYWSDEAPQSMLIEEVEGIWSAIAERDDWQPLARKVAALRRMGEAHGPAPTPAGHVPTGHASHGQGR, from the coding sequence ATGGACAAGGACACGCAAGCGGCCGCGCAGGGCGGCGAGACAGCAATCGGCGAAATCGCGGACTTCATCGCCGTGCCGGTCGAGCCGGCGGACTTCCCGCGGACCGAGATCCGCTTCCGCAACGACCGCGCGGCGGCCGAGGTCGGGCTGGCCGGGCTCTCGGACGACGAATGGGCGGCGCATTTCGGCCGGTTCCGCGCCCTGGAAGGCAACCTGCCGCAGCCGCTCGCGCTCAAGTATCACGGCCACCAGTTCCGGGTCTACAATCCCGAGATCGGCGACGGGCGGGGCTTCCTCTTCGCGCAGTTGCGTTCGTCCGACGGCCGCCTGCTCGACCTCGGCACCAAGGGATCGGGGACCACACCCTTTTCGCGCGCGGGCGACGGGCGGCTGACGCTGAAGGGCGCGGTGCGCGAAATCCTCGCGACCGAAATGCTCGAGGCGCTGGGGGTGAACACCTCGCGCACCTTCTCGGTGATCGAGACCGGCGAGGATTTGTGGCGCAACGACGAGCCTTCGCCCGCGCGTTCGGCGGTGATGGTGCGGCTGTCGCATTCGCATATCCGCATCGGCAGCTTCCAGCGCCTGCTCGCGCACGAACAGGGCGAGGAGATGGAGCGGCTGGTGGACTATTGCCTGACCCGCTTCCCCGGCCCGCCGCCGCCCGCGGACATGCTCGAATCCGTGCCCGCGCCAGAGCAACCGGCGATCCGGCTGATGCACCAGGTCGTCGAACGCATGGCCGACCTCGCGGCGAGCTACATGGTCGCAGGCTTCGTGCACGGCGTGCTCAACACCGACAACATGAACGTGACGGGCGAAAGCTTCGACTACGGCCCGTGGCGCTGGCTGCCGCGCTGGGACCCGTCCTTCACCGCGGCCTATTTCGACCATGCGGGGCTCTATGCCTTCGGCCGCCAGCCCGAGGCGATCCACTGGAACTGCGGCCAGTTCGCGGTCGCGCTGCGGCTGCTCGCCGAAAGCGAGCCGCTGATCGCGGCGCTGGGCCGGTTCCCCGACCTCTACATGGCGGCGGTCGCGCGGCGCTGGTGCTGGCGGCTCGGCGTGCGCCCGCGCGGGGCCGAGCCCGACGGCGCGCTCGTCGCGGCGTGCGAGAAGGCGATGCGCGAAAGCGGCGAGGGGCCGGACGATTTCTTCTTCCGCCTGCGCCGCGCGATCGCCGCGGGCGAGCCGCCGGCCGATCTCGCCCCGGCGCTCGACGGCTACGAAGCCGCGGCCAGCGACCATCCCTACTGGTCGGACGAGGCCCCCCAGTCGATGCTGATCGAGGAGGTCGAGGGCATCTGGTCCGCGATCGCCGAGCGCGACGACTGGCAGCCGCTCGCGCGCAAGGTCGCCGCCCTGCGCCGCATGGGCGAGGCCCACGGCCCCGCCCCCACCCCCGCCGGACATGTCCCGACCGGGCACGCGTCCCATGGGCAAGGCCGCTGA
- a CDS encoding TetR/AcrR family transcriptional regulator produces MTGRKRLTPEESRSSALEAARALLIEAGPQAVTLKAVSARIGRTHANLLHHFGSAAGLQKALAEHLARTVCETIIEAVHASRAGLGSPREVVDLAFDAFDREGAGALASWMLLTGNEDALNPIIGTIHDLVDEIAPEEAGHVDQDGGEPRQVHRETLSLVLLAMGDALIGAALAKSLGLPREAARVRAAEQLAASLARYQRAG; encoded by the coding sequence ATGACCGGCCGCAAACGCTTAACGCCCGAGGAATCCCGCAGTTCCGCGCTCGAGGCGGCGCGCGCCCTGCTGATCGAGGCGGGTCCGCAGGCGGTCACGCTGAAGGCGGTTTCGGCCCGGATCGGACGGACCCATGCCAACCTGCTGCACCATTTCGGCTCGGCGGCGGGGCTGCAGAAGGCGCTTGCCGAACATCTCGCGCGGACCGTGTGCGAGACAATCATCGAGGCGGTCCATGCCAGCCGCGCGGGGCTCGGCAGCCCGCGCGAAGTGGTCGATCTCGCCTTCGACGCCTTCGACCGGGAGGGGGCGGGGGCGCTTGCATCCTGGATGCTGCTGACCGGGAACGAGGACGCCCTGAATCCGATCATCGGGACGATCCACGATCTCGTCGACGAGATCGCGCCCGAGGAAGCCGGGCACGTCGATCAGGACGGGGGCGAGCCGCGCCAGGTCCACCGCGAGACGCTCAGCCTCGTCCTGCTCGCCATGGGCGACGCGCTGATCGGGGCGGCGCTGGCGAAATCGCTCGGCCTCCCGCGCGAGGCGGCGCGGGTGCGCGCGGCGGAACAGCTCGCCGCATCGCTCGCCCGCTATCAGCGCGCCGGCTAG